From a single Miscanthus floridulus cultivar M001 chromosome 8, ASM1932011v1, whole genome shotgun sequence genomic region:
- the LOC136468733 gene encoding uncharacterized protein translates to MPNDGVRVVGTTTPIAREPLLQWQEDAAPPPQPHEVGDGQPPLDADSFPWLPAAGFAYLTFSSGMALHRCWLDRGDAAFVVSAYADFPLLFWCLWRYERVEPGSSLREWLKLAVWLLMSTLTLLFSYKVATVAAVVWVMGLATTCGGFLAFFCFQKTT, encoded by the coding sequence ATGCCTAATGATGGCGTACGCGTCGTGGGGACAACGACGCCCATCGCGCGAGAACCGCTGCTGCAGTGGCAGGAGGACGCAGCACCGCCGCCCCAGCCGCACGAGGTCGGCGATGGGCAGCCGCCGCTCGACGCCGACAGCTTCCCGTGGCTACCGGCCGCGGGGTTCGCGTACCTGACGTTTAGCTCTGGGATGGCGCTGCACCGGTGCTGGCTGGACCGCGGCGACGCCGCGTTCGTCGTGTCGGCGTACGCCGACTTCCCCCTGCTATTCTGGTGCCTCTGGCGGTACGAGCGCGTGGAGCCGGGTTCCTCCCTCAGGGAGTGGCTGAAGCTGGCAGTGTGGCTACTCATGTCCACGCTCACGCTCCTCTTCTCGTACAAGGTGGCCACCGTCGCTGCGGTCGTGTGGGTCATGGGCCTCGCCACCACCTGCGGTGGGTTCCTCGCTTTCTTCTGCTTCCAAAAGACGACATGA